In one Pempheris klunzingeri isolate RE-2024b chromosome 8, fPemKlu1.hap1, whole genome shotgun sequence genomic region, the following are encoded:
- the kcnj14 gene encoding ATP-sensitive inward rectifier potassium channel 14 translates to MMGAARVKRRFSAVVDGPVEEEEVMRLAQSAAETARAGGSPTGSGTPTSPSPTHALNGKTLPLQSNTNNARRQSAIGEPIGEDAGEGGMRAGGVCSGLRSGRRSSVGGRGKRRPSSDKDSLSSPSTTSRRRTRHSSRRPRQRFVGKDGRCNVAFVNMSERGQRYLSDLFTTCVDIRWRWMLVIFTLSFLLSWLLFGFAFWLIASAHGDLSIRLTPSSGSSPGSGEAGSGGESDREAVVEEPCFLQVNSFMAAFLFSLETQTSIGYGFRSVTEECPLAVVAVVLQCIVGCIIDAFIIGAVMAKIAKPKKRNETLVFSDTAVVALRDGKLCMMWRVGNLRKSHLVEAHVRAQLLKPRVTAEGEYLPLDNADINVGFDTGTDRIFLVSPVTIVHEINDESPFFEIDQKTLENDSEMEVVVILEGMVEATAMTTQCRSSYLASEILWGHRFEPVLFERKDCYQVDYSFFHRTYEIPNTPSCSAKELAEQKYIQSSCSSFCYENEVALVSPDDEPGEDPKCPSPPTRKPFLAEHLHYN, encoded by the exons ATGATGGGAGCGGCACGTGTGAAACGCCGCTTCAGTGCTGTGGTGGATGggccagtggaggaggaggaggtcatgAGGCTGGCACAGAGTGCTGCAGAGACAGCTAGGGCAGGGGGGAGTCCAACAGGGTCAGGGACCCCAACCAGCCCTTCCCCGACCCATGCCCTGAACGGCAAAACTCTACCTCTCCAGAGCAACACCAACAATGCACGGAGGCAGAGTGCCATTGGAGAGCCAATTGGGGAAGATGCAGGAGAAGGCGGAatgagagcaggaggagtgtGCTCAGGGCTAAGGAGTGGGAGACGCAGTagtgtgggaggaagagggaaacgCCGTCCATCCTCGGACAAGGATTCACTCTCTTCCCCCTCCACTACCAGCCGGCGACGCACCAGGCACTCAAGCCGCCGGCCCCGACAACGCTTTGTGGGCAAGGACGGACGCTGCAACGTCGCCTTTGTCAACATGAGCGAGCGGGGCCAGCGCTACCTCAGCGACCTCTTCACCACCTGTGTGGACATCCGCTGGCGCTGGATGCTGGTCATTTTCaccctctccttccttctctcctggCTGCTCTTTGGATTTGCCTTCTGGCTTATTGCATCCGCGCATGGGGACCTCTCCATTCGGCTTACCCCCAGCTCAGGTTCTTCACCTGGATCAGGGGAGGCCGGGTCTGGAGGAGAGTCTGATAGAGAGGCAGTGGTTGAGGAGCCGTGCTTCCTCCAGGTGAACAGCTTCATGGCGGCCTTTCTATTCTCCTTGGAGACACAGACATCCATCGGTTACGGATTCAGAAGCGTGACCGAAGAATGTCCCCTGGCGGTGGTGGCGGTCGTTTTGCAGTGCATCGTGGGCTGCATTATTGACGCCTTCATCATCGGGGCAGTCATGGCAAAGATTGCCAAGCCCAAGAAGCGCAACGAGACGCTGGTGTTCTCTGACACAGCTGTGGTGGCACTGAGGGACGGGAAACTCTGCATGATGTGGAGGGTCGGCAACCTACGCAAGAGCCACCTGGTAGAGGCACATGTTCGAGCACAACTGCTAAAG CCAAGGgtgacagcagagggagagtACCTCCCGCTGGACAACGCAGACATCAACGTGGGTTTTGACACTGGCACCGACCGCATCTTCTTGGTCTCGCCAGTGACAATTGTACATGAGATCAACGACGAGTCACCCTTCTTCGAGATTGACCAAAAGACCCTGGAGAATGACTCTGAGATGGAGGTGGTGGTCATCCTTGAGGGCATGGTGGAGGCTACAGCCATGACCACACAGTGCCGTAGCTCCTATCTGGCATCTGAAATCCTCTGGGGACACCGATTCGAACCAGTGCTCTTTGAGAGAAAAGACTGCTACCAG GTTGACTACTCCTTCTTCCACCGGACGTATGAAATCCCGAACACACCTTCATGCAGCGCTAAAGAGCTGGCTGAGCAGAAGTACATTCAAAGCTCCTGCTCGTCGTTCTGCTATGAAAATGAAGTGGCTCTTGTTTCTCCTGATGACGAGCCTGGGGAAGACCCTAAATGTCCCTCCCCACCGACCCGAAAGCCTTTCCTGGCAGAGCATCTCCACTACAACTGA
- the uts2r3 gene encoding urotensin-2 receptor — MELSGSLPPPSPYTFPIIPNFSVPSSSPSISPSPSLASTALFCSLLSLLSLLGITGNLYTLGLLLRRRRSRRRHRPTCCLMRVPVPSCLASSSSPSSSSPTSSSSSSLHLQVLSLALADLLYLFTAPFIVYDSLASGWAFGELGCRLLLSLDLLTMHASIFTLTAMSLDRYRAVAHPLHTSSSNSSGLLRVGLAWGLAVALSLPMMITLHLEDGENQEGQLCVPAWDEQSSKAYLSILFCTSILGPGLAIGALYATLGRLYWVSQTRPAWATGSSTACPPRAPKPKVLLLILGIVLAFWACFLPFWIWQLLPLYQPDMLRTVPVGTQVTVNRILTGLTYGNSCVNPFFYTLLTGKRRRNRQTLTSANQLCRKSSPLQ, encoded by the coding sequence atgGAGCTCTCAGGCTCTTTGCCTCCACCTTCCCCATACACCTTCCCCATTATCCCCAATTTCTCTgtgccctcctcctctccctccatctctccgtCACCCAGCCTGGCATCCACAGCTCTCTTCtgctcccttctctccctcctctccttgctGGGCATCACAGGAAACCTGTACACTCTGGGCCTCCTCCTGAGACGCaggagaagcaggagaagaCACAGACCAACCTGCTGCCTTATGAGAGTACCTGTGCCATCCTGTCTTGCCAGCtcgtcctccccctcctcctcctcccccacctcctcttcctcctcctctcttcacctcCAGGTACTGAGCCTTGCTCTTGCTGACCTGCTCTACCTTTTCACCGCTCCGTTCATCGTGTACGACAGCCTGGCATCTGGCTGGGCCTTTGGCGAGCTGGGCTgccgcctcctcctcagcctcgaCCTCCTCACCATGCACGCCTCCATCTTCACTCTCACCGCCATGAGTCTGGACCGCTACCGCGCTGTGGCCCATCCCCTGCACACCTCCTCGTCCAACTCGTCTGGCCTGCTGCGTGTCGGCCTGGCCTGGGGGCTGGCTGTGGCTCTTAGTCTGCCCATGATGATCACGCTGCACCTGGAGGATGGGGAGAACCAGGAGGGCCAGCTGTGTGTGCCGGCGTGGGACGAGCAGAGCTCCAAGGCCTATCTGAGCATCCTCTTCTGCACCAGCATTCTTGGTCCTGGACTGGCTATTGGAGCGCTTTATGCTACTCTAGGCCGGCTTTACTGGGTGTCTCAGACTAGGCCGGCCTGGGCCACTGGGAGCAGCACTGCTTGTCCTCCCCGTGCCCCTAAACCCAAAGTCCTGCTGCTCATACTGGGTATTGTCCTGGCCTTTTGGGCCTGTTTCCTCCCTTTCTGGATCTGGCAGCTGCTGCCTCTCTACCAGCCGGACATGCTGCGGACAGTACCGGTGGGGACACAGGTGACAGTGAATCGAATCCTCACAGGGCTGACCTATGGAAACTCCTGTGTGAATCCATTCTTCTACACACTATTGACTGGAAAAAGAAGACGCAACCGGCAGACGCTGACATCAGCAAATCAGCTCTGCCGTAAGAGCAGTCCActgcagtag